The following coding sequences are from one Rathayibacter sp. VKM Ac-2760 window:
- a CDS encoding bifunctional methylenetetrahydrofolate dehydrogenase/methenyltetrahydrofolate cyclohydrolase — MTAQVLDGVATAATVKAEIARRVAALREKGVVPGLGTLLVGDDPASRSYVAGKHRDCAEVGIESIRVDLPATASAEDIRAAIRQLNESDSVTGYIIQLPLPKGIDENAMLELMDPDKDADGLHPTNLGRLVLGVEGELDSPLPCTPNGIVEMLKRYEIPISGKHVVVVGRGLTVGRPLGLLLTRKGLDATVTLTHSRTTDLAAEVRRADIVVAAVGVPGLIAADWVKPGAAVLDVGITRVENPETGKAKLTGDVAPGVAEVAGWLSPVPGGVGPMTRAMLIHNVVSAAERALR, encoded by the coding sequence ATGACGGCACAGGTACTCGACGGCGTCGCCACCGCCGCGACGGTCAAGGCGGAGATCGCCCGGCGCGTGGCGGCGCTGCGCGAGAAGGGCGTCGTGCCCGGACTCGGCACGCTGCTCGTCGGCGACGACCCGGCCTCGCGCTCCTACGTCGCCGGGAAGCACCGCGACTGCGCCGAGGTGGGCATCGAGTCGATCCGCGTCGACCTGCCCGCCACGGCGTCGGCGGAGGACATCCGGGCGGCCATCCGGCAGCTCAACGAGTCGGACTCGGTGACCGGCTACATCATCCAGCTCCCGCTGCCGAAGGGCATCGACGAGAACGCGATGCTCGAGCTGATGGACCCGGACAAGGACGCCGACGGGCTGCACCCGACGAATCTCGGCCGACTGGTGCTGGGGGTGGAGGGGGAGCTCGACAGCCCGCTGCCCTGCACGCCGAACGGCATCGTCGAGATGCTGAAGCGCTACGAGATCCCGATCTCGGGGAAGCACGTCGTGGTCGTCGGGCGCGGGCTGACGGTGGGCCGGCCGCTCGGGCTGCTGCTGACGCGCAAGGGGCTCGATGCGACGGTGACGCTGACGCACTCGCGCACGACGGATCTCGCGGCGGAGGTGCGGCGGGCGGACATCGTGGTCGCGGCCGTGGGCGTCCCGGGGCTGATCGCGGCGGACTGGGTGAAGCCGGGGGCGGCGGTGCTCGACGTGGGGATCACGCGGGTCGAGAATCCGGAGACGGGGAAGGCGAAGCTCACCGGGGACGTCGCCCCGGGTGTCGCCGAGGTCGCGGGCTGGCTGTCGCCGGTGCCGGGGGGTGTCGGGCCGATGACGCGGGCGATGCTCATCCACAACGTGGTGTCTGCTGCGGAGCGCGCTCTGCGGTAG
- the glyA gene encoding serine hydroxymethyltransferase produces MSSSSPSSTVPASFDQPVSVVDPEIAAVLQQELDRQRGYLEMIASENFVPRAILESQGSVLTNKYAEGYPGRRYYGGCEYVDVAEQLAIDRAKALFGAEFANVQPHSGATANAAALAALVQPGDTILGLELAHGGHLTHGMKLNFSGKLYNATAYGVDPQTFRIDMDAVREKALEVRPQVLIAGWSAYPRHLDFEAFRAIADEVGAKLWVDMAHFAGLVAAGLHPSPVPHADVVTTTVHKTLAGPRSGLILAKQEYAKKLNSAVFPGQQGGPLMHVIAAKATAFKLAGEQEFADRQARTIRGAQILAERLTAADSKAEGIDVLTGGTDVHLVLADLRNSPLDGKQAEDRLHEVGITVNRNAVPFDPRPPMVTSGLRIGTPALATRGFGDAEFTVVADVIAEALKPSADLEALRARVKGLTDDFPLYPGL; encoded by the coding sequence GTGTCCTCTTCCTCCCCCTCGAGCACCGTCCCCGCCTCGTTCGACCAGCCCGTCTCGGTCGTCGACCCCGAGATCGCGGCCGTCCTGCAGCAGGAGCTCGACCGCCAGCGCGGCTACCTCGAGATGATCGCGAGCGAGAACTTCGTGCCGCGCGCGATCCTCGAGTCGCAGGGCTCCGTCCTCACCAACAAGTACGCCGAGGGCTACCCCGGCCGGCGCTACTACGGCGGCTGCGAGTACGTCGACGTCGCCGAGCAGCTCGCGATCGACCGGGCGAAGGCCCTCTTCGGCGCCGAGTTCGCGAACGTCCAGCCGCACTCCGGCGCGACCGCCAACGCCGCGGCACTCGCCGCGCTCGTCCAGCCGGGCGACACCATCCTCGGCCTGGAGCTCGCGCACGGCGGCCACCTCACCCACGGGATGAAGCTCAACTTCTCCGGCAAGCTCTACAACGCCACGGCGTACGGAGTCGACCCGCAGACCTTCCGCATCGACATGGACGCGGTCCGCGAGAAGGCCCTCGAGGTCCGCCCGCAGGTCCTCATCGCCGGCTGGTCGGCCTACCCGCGCCACCTCGACTTCGAGGCGTTCCGCGCGATCGCCGACGAGGTCGGCGCCAAGCTCTGGGTCGACATGGCCCACTTCGCCGGTCTCGTCGCCGCGGGCCTGCACCCCTCGCCCGTCCCGCACGCCGACGTCGTCACCACCACCGTGCACAAGACGCTCGCGGGCCCGCGCTCCGGCCTGATCCTCGCGAAGCAGGAGTACGCCAAGAAGCTCAACTCCGCCGTCTTCCCTGGCCAGCAGGGCGGGCCGCTCATGCACGTCATCGCCGCGAAGGCCACCGCCTTCAAGCTCGCGGGCGAGCAGGAGTTCGCCGACCGCCAGGCGCGCACCATCCGCGGCGCGCAGATCCTCGCGGAGCGCCTCACCGCCGCCGACTCGAAGGCCGAGGGCATCGACGTGCTCACCGGAGGGACCGACGTGCACCTCGTGCTCGCCGACCTGCGGAACTCGCCGCTCGACGGCAAGCAGGCGGAGGACCGCCTGCACGAGGTCGGCATCACCGTCAACCGCAACGCGGTCCCGTTCGACCCGCGCCCGCCGATGGTCACCTCGGGCCTGCGGATCGGCACGCCCGCGCTCGCTACCCGCGGCTTCGGCGACGCCGAGTTCACCGTCGTGGCCGACGTCATCGCCGAGGCGCTCAAGCCCTCGGCCGACCTCGAGGCGCTGCGCGCGCGCGTCAAGGGGCTCACGGACGACTTCCCGCTCTACCCCGGGCTGTAG
- the purU gene encoding formyltetrahydrofolate deformylase: protein MQTDSAVPAPDRTAADAAIGGPDGGPGNHWTLTFACPDLPGIVHAVSGAVVQARGNITESQQFSSADTGRFFMRLQVQSPVTRDEFERALLPVTEHYGMTWRLDVVGRPLRTLVLASTAGHCVNDLLFRQRAGQLAIDVPLILSNHGTLRDLAAFYGVPFESRAVSSPESKRAFEERVVEVVEEHDVELVVLARYMQILSPELCARLAGRAINIHHSFLPGFKGANPYKQAHARGVKLIGATAHFVTSDLDEGPIIEQNVVRVDHSHSPAQLVAIGQDEESRTLTQAVKWFAEDRVLLDGARTIIFR from the coding sequence ATGCAGACCGATTCCGCCGTGCCCGCTCCCGACCGCACCGCCGCCGACGCGGCGATCGGCGGCCCCGACGGCGGTCCGGGCAACCACTGGACGCTCACCTTCGCCTGCCCCGACCTGCCCGGCATCGTGCACGCGGTCTCGGGAGCGGTCGTCCAGGCCCGCGGCAACATCACCGAGAGCCAGCAGTTCTCCAGCGCGGACACCGGCCGGTTCTTCATGCGGCTGCAGGTGCAGTCGCCGGTGACCCGCGACGAGTTCGAGCGCGCGCTGCTCCCCGTCACCGAGCACTACGGCATGACCTGGCGGCTCGACGTCGTCGGCCGGCCGCTGCGCACCCTCGTCCTCGCCTCGACGGCGGGGCACTGCGTGAACGACCTGCTCTTCCGCCAGCGCGCCGGTCAGCTCGCGATCGACGTGCCGCTGATCCTCTCGAACCACGGGACCCTGCGCGACCTGGCCGCGTTCTACGGCGTCCCGTTCGAGTCGCGCGCCGTGAGCTCGCCCGAGTCCAAGCGGGCCTTCGAGGAGCGCGTCGTCGAGGTCGTCGAGGAGCACGACGTCGAGCTGGTCGTCCTCGCCCGCTACATGCAGATCCTCTCGCCCGAGCTGTGCGCGCGCCTGGCCGGCCGGGCGATCAACATCCACCACTCCTTCCTCCCGGGCTTCAAGGGCGCGAACCCCTACAAGCAGGCGCACGCCCGCGGCGTGAAGCTGATCGGCGCGACCGCGCACTTCGTCACGAGCGATCTCGACGAGGGCCCGATCATCGAGCAGAACGTCGTGCGGGTCGACCACTCGCACTCCCCGGCGCAGCTGGTCGCGATCGGGCAGGACGAGGAGAGCCGCACGCTCACCCAGGCCGTCAAGTGGTTCGCGGAGGACCGCGTGCTGCTCGACGGGGCGCGCACGATCATCTTCCGCTGA
- a CDS encoding YrdB family protein, with protein MNRATAGQARTDQRIGPNDVLRFVLELFAFVSLGLWGFLSWDLPWSIVLGIGAPVLAILLWALFLSPRAVFAIDVYGRSLIELLVMGAAALAWLGLGQPVVAIVFGVVAVVSGVIAGRRSLS; from the coding sequence GTGAATCGAGCGACAGCGGGCCAGGCGCGCACCGACCAGAGGATCGGCCCGAACGACGTGCTGCGGTTCGTGCTCGAGCTGTTCGCCTTCGTCAGCCTCGGGTTGTGGGGCTTCCTGTCGTGGGATCTGCCGTGGAGCATCGTGCTCGGCATCGGCGCCCCGGTGCTGGCGATCCTGCTGTGGGCGCTGTTCCTCTCGCCCCGCGCGGTCTTCGCGATCGACGTCTACGGCCGGTCGCTGATCGAGCTGCTGGTCATGGGCGCCGCCGCGCTCGCCTGGCTCGGCCTGGGGCAGCCGGTCGTCGCGATCGTGTTCGGCGTCGTTGCCGTCGTCTCCGGCGTGATCGCCGGCCGCCGCTCGCTGTCCTGA